The Ficedula albicollis isolate OC2 chromosome 24, FicAlb1.5, whole genome shotgun sequence genome contains a region encoding:
- the KCNJ1 gene encoding ATP-sensitive inward rectifier potassium channel 1, producing MLSYLRERFASRLRERGRRRARLVSKDGRCNIEFGNVEQSRFVFLIDIWTTILDLRWRYKMTIFISAFLGSWFLFGLLWYVVAYIHKDLPEFNPSINHTPCVENINGLTSAFLFSLETQVTIGYGFRCVTEQCATAIFLLIFQSILGVIINSFMCGAILAKISRSKNRAKTITFSKNAVISKRGGKLCLLIRVANLRKSLLIGSHIYGKLLRSTVTPEGETIILDQVNIDFLVDAGNENLFFISPLTIYHIIDKNSPFFHMAAETLLQQDFELVVFLDGTVEATSATCQVRTSYIPEEVLWGYRFAPIVSKTKEGKYRVDFQNFSKTVAVDTPHCAFCLYNEKEAKAKEKKGYDNPGFVLSEVNETSDTKM from the coding sequence ATGCTCAGCTACCTGCGGGAGCGCTTCGCCAGCCGCCTGCGGGAGCGCGGCCGGCGCCGCGCCAGGCTCGTCTCCAAGGACGGAAGGTGCAACATCGAGTTTGGCAACGTGGAGCAGTCCCGCTTTGTCTTCCTGATCGACATATGGACAACCATCCTGGACCTCAGGTGGAGGTACAAGATGACCATCTTCATCTCGGCCTTCCTGGGCAGCTGGTTCCTGTTCGGGCTGCTCTGGTACGTGGTGGCCTACATCCACAAGGACCTGCCCGAGTTCAACCCCTCCATCAACCACACCCCCTGCGTGGAGAACATCAACGGCCTCACCTCCgccttcctcttctccctggagACCCAGGTGACCATCGGCTACGGCTTCAGGTGCGTGACGGAGCAGTGCGCCACCGCCATCTTCCTGCTCATCTTCCAGTCCATCCTGGGCGTCATCATCAACTCCTTCATGTGCGGGGCCATCCTGGCCAAGATCTCCAGGTCCAAAAACCGGGCCAAGACCATCACGTTCAGCAAGAACGCCGTCATCAGCAAGCGCGGGgggaagctgtgcctgctgaTCCGCGTGGCCAACCTGCGCAAGAGCCTGCTGATCGGGAGCCACATCTACGGCAAGCTGCTGAGGAGCACCGTCACCCCCGAGGGGGAGACCATCATCCTGGACCAGGTCAACATCGACTTCCTGGTGGACGCTGGCAATGAGAATCTCTTCTTCATCTCGCCCCTCACCATTTACCACATCATAGACAAGAACAGCCCCTTCTTCCACATGGCAGCAGAgaccctcctgcagcaggacttTGAGCTGGTGGTGTTTTTGGACGGCACTGTGGAGGCCACCAGCGCCACCTGCCAGGTGAGGACATCCTACATCCCCGAGGAGGTGCTCTGGGGGTACCGCTTCGCTCCCATCGTGTCCAAGACCAAAGAAGGGAAATACAGAGTGGACTTCCAGAACTTCAGCAAGACTGTGGCTGTGGACACCCCGCACTGTGCCTTCTGCCTCTACAACGAGAAGGAAGCCAAAgccaaagagaagaaaggttATGACAATCCTGGCTTTGTTTTGTCTGAAGTCAATGAAACCAGCGACACAAAAATGTAG